The genomic segment CTCAGGAAAGTCAATCTCTCACAACAGCACCTAAGGTCCTTCTATCGCTGCTCCATCGAGAGTGTGCTCACCTATGGAATCCTGCCCTGGTACGGTAGCAGTTCTGctgcagacaggaagtcacTGCAGAGGATTATTAAAACCGCCCAAAACATCATCAACCAACAGCTACCTACCATGGACACCATCTTCAACTCCCGATGCTTGCAGAAGACGCACAACATTATGAAAGACTCATACCACCCTGCCAACTATCTGTTTGAACTGCTGCCCTCAGGGAAACGTTACAGGTCCATCAGAACACGCACCACAAGATTCATAAACAGTTTCTATCCCAAAGCAGTCACCATACTTAACTCTGACTTGAAAATAAATCCACTAGTTCCGACAGTATTAATCCATGACGTCCACATGTAATGCAATGCTCAGCACTTTACATATTTGTACCACTATTTTAAGGCATACTATTTTCTTTTACTATTTTTTAGGCATACAATGGCACTAAGTTAACGGTATAGTGTGTGACGACATGAATGTAGTGAGTGAACGAAATGTTGAacgtattttctttctttatttattatttattatgttacctttttaaatgagaccagtacgtgagtgcactggatttcgttgtacttctgtccaatgacaaataaatatatcctatcctatcctatcctatacTGAGTAAATCTTTCAAGGTGGAGAGTCTGTACTGTCATGCAGTTTTCTTCGGTTTGAACAAATCATAAGTGTTAATATAACTACTGTAGCTGTATTACTTAGGCTGAATCACTAACAAAGTGTAAATCATTTCAAACATATTTCAGCAGACACTTGTTAACTCTCTGGGAAGGAAGGCCACATCACAACCAATCTCGAGTACGACCTCAGATCAGACGAGACAACCCGCTGAACTTAAGCATATCAGTAAGCGGAGGAAAATAAACTAACCAGGATTCCCCTAGTAGCGGCGAGCGAAGAGGGAAAAGCCCAGCTTTTCCCTCTTGTGTGTATACGTACAGACGGAGGGCAGATAATATAAGGGAAACCACCTCCTGATGGGACCGGTTCATGAATGatcatttcctttttcttttctttaagtTAAGGGACATGTAAACTTCTATAGAAAACTACACCCACACATGATGTCGGGTCAATAGCTCCACAATCACGCTTTTTCTCTAAGAAGAAGAACTTTCCCTCGGCAGTCTTTAATAAGGAAAAACAGTAGTCTATCTACGCCATAGTTTGTTTGGGTCGTGTGGAACATCAACGCTCAGGATGTGGTTTACGTGGTTTCCTATTTCTTGTTAAATTTAATATAGTCGGATGTTTTCTAAATTGCTATGCGTTGAATTGGAGTTTAGCAGTGATACATTCAGTGTTATGCTGTCGGCTTGTTGAATGAGCTCTTGCAGCCTAAAAGCACTTGCAGGCCGGCTGACCGAAgccaaagaaaacacaacaccCAACTGGAAAGATTGTATAGCAAACCACAATAAAAGCTATCGATCCAGCTATTGGCTATCTCAGCTATTGGTTATCTCCGCTATTGGCTATCTCTAACCAAACAACCAATGTCGGAACGTCGCATCGGAACCAATGCCGGCGCAGAGAACGGCGCAGCACTTTAAAGGTTATATGTAGTGTAAACAGTCTCTTAAGTTTTTTTGCGGGTTGATTTTTCAATGGCCACAGTTTAGACCTTTCACATTGCTTTGGGAAATATTGACATTTTTGGGTTAGTTTGAAGGCAACTGTTTGCTTGTTGTTGAAGtgaatgtgtttaaataaatctAGTTTACATTACAAACTGAAGCCCCACTCACCAAGTGTGCCTCAGAAGAAAGtaggattatttatttttttcagcttTACTGATCGATATCCATGTGATCAATAGCTTTATTCTCCATGTTTGCTAAAGGCAAAGACCACTTTATCAAATCCCAATGGGAGCGTCTGGATCCGCTGCTAAACCACCACAGGAAGACAGATGATACGAGACTAAAACACTACTTTGTCCACCTTTCAACTACAAAATACTCCCAAGAAAACACAGATTGTTTTTTTGGGCCGACCGGGTCCCTGCTGAGCTCCATGGACCACATGGACACTGATGAACTGCTCATCGGGAAGCTCAAATAGCGCGGAAGGAAGCACGGCGAGGGCAACTGGAAGTGCATGCTGCTGGACCACGACTACAACGGCCGCACGGGCGTCATGCTGAAGGACCGCTGGAGGATCCTGAAGAGGGACACCGTGGCCTGACCCggtccccctaccccccccccacccccaaagcCATGTAtattgataatttttttttttaaacagtgtGTGAGCATATGTTGTAAGAATGCCTTTGTAATACAAAAGGGACCCTTCAATGTTCTCATAATCGTTTGCATAATTTTCTAAtttatgtttcattttcatGTTTGCGCGCCTGATGTGCATTTGCATTTTCACGGATATCATATACCATGCGCTCAGTACATAATCAGTGATTAATGCAGAACAAATTCTAAAATAATTCTTAATCACCACTGACTTTTAAATCCAACCTGGACACTCGGTTGGTTCTCCTCCAGCCATGTCTGATCAAAACAGAGGACTTCTACCAGACAGAGGACACGTATTACATTGTCCTGGAGctgatggaggggggagagctgTTTAACAGGGTGAAGGCGGGACAAGGCCTGGATGAGGCTGTGGCTAAACTCTACTTCTACCAGATGCTGATGGCAGTGGAGTACCTCCACAGGAATGGCATCATCCAGAGATCTGAAACCCGAGAATAATCTATTGGCTTCTCAGGCAAAGACCTGTCTCATTAAGGTCACAGATTTCAACCAGTCCAAGATTCTGGAGGGGGAGAACAGCTCAACGCGACCACGGGGCATGCACCTTACCAATAGACGAGTCCAACACGATACACCTGAAGCTCATTTTAAACCCTTGCACGTGTTTCAAATGTAATCTGGTCACCCAGAGAACGAAGATCACGGCCGACCATTGCAATACGACCAGCTCAACACGACCAAGCGTTTCCCTGGATATTATGTGGAGAGGACATCGCTTCCTGGACATCGCTTTCACGCCAGACTACCCCTTCAAACCCCCAAAGGTGACGTTTCGCACAAGCCCTACAAAAGCGTTTCTCTGGCTACGATGTTGAGAGGACCCGCGTCTGGATCCGCTGCTAAACCACCACAGGAAGACAGATGATACGAGACTAAAACACTACTTTGTCCACCTTTCAACTACAAAATACTCCCAAGAAAACACAGATTGTTTTTTGTCTCGGACTCAAACTCACGACCACGGGGCATGCACCTTACCAATAGACGAGGTTGTGTAAacaagcataaaaaaaaaggaaagaaaaacttGAATACAAACTGAAAAGAAGAACCATTTCTCTTTGAGTCCCGAACCTTCCCCGTACGGCAATAGATTATCATCATGTCCAATGCCAATTTTAGGGAAATCAAAAGATGAATATCCCGACcaatatattgtttttattttttaatttttctctgaCCGGCCGACCATCGCAATACGAGGGTTAGGGTTCGTATTGCGAACCCTGGCTTTCATTTTACACAACGTCAAGATAgagatgtatttttttattatttttaatggcaccttttgtttttatttgttctgttttctttctcttcattctgtttgtgtgttttttagtaTGTCAGACTAATGTGTACATAATGTATAAGTCCTCATAGTGATGCATCTATTGTAAATACCATCTGATCTCTTCGGATAACGTGGCGAGTGCTTATGAaaaatgtgcgtgtgcgtgtctagaCTCTTTTAGCGTAGAAACTCCAGACTTGTGATCATTTGAATGTCCAGAAGTGATATCAACCCCCTTACTTGGTGTACTTATATTATTGCAGGTTGCTATTATTGGTCCAAAACTCTTAACCACTAATCTGAGATTAACCTGATCAAGCCTGTTTAGGTGATTTCAGATTGGTCGGCTTGGTTTTTGTGTGGAAGggaaaagaataaataaaaacctttttaGGGGAAGGCTGCTGCCCCTAAAGCCAAGAAGGCTGCTGTCAAGAAGCCTGCCGCCACCGTCAAGAAGGCTACCCCAAAGAAAgccaagaagaagaacaacagtgtGTTTTCCTTTGTGGCTCCAGCCTTCATGAGGAGAGAGAAGTCCGGCCAGGTGAGAGTCTGCTCACCTGAAGAGACGGACTCTGAGGAGGAGCACATCGATATCCATGTGATCAATAGCTTTATTCTCATGTTCCATGCTTTGTTAAGGAAGCCTTTTCCTGTTGGATTATGTTTCCCATCTTCTCTCAGAGCTCTGAATATCTATATGACTGCAAAACCTGTTATTACTGATGTACAAGAAGGAAGCGGCCAAGAAGAGCCCCCAAGAAGGCACCCAAGCCCGTGTTGTGTGCCCTATCTTTGCAGCCAATTCCAAAAGAtgactgaaaaaaaaatctggatttagcaaaacaaaatgaacaCTTTGACTGCAGGCAAACACAACGCAGATTCAGCCGGTCACACTTGGATCTATAAATGCCCGTAAAACAAAGAAAGCCTTGTGTccgttgtggcatcccgccacggaaGCCTCGGCCTGGAcaggcccggggtaccgtaaaggactgggtataccacccccacccaccagccggcgatggagagcagcccattcggctccccaatcagggtgattgggggacacctggccaaAAGCGGAGGAGCCATCTTAAGAGGAggaccagcacagcacagcacgggtcgggagcaggaaggaagggctcgtggcagcgagagagcctagaggccctagagaccgcgactccttcATAGTTTGATTGTTTCAcgttgattgttaaataaaaCCTGCCAGGACAGTGCCAGGACGTCGAGATCAAGGCTCTCCAATGCCTGGCTAAAAACCCTACGCCAAGCGAGTTTAACCCAGTAACCCAGAGAACGAAGATCACGGCCGACCATCGAAATATGGACACCAACAAGGGTCTCTATTCTCAGTCTCAGTCTGTAAATAAGATTTCATTTCTGTCCCTGGTTTAGGAGAGGAAACGGAACAAAAATGTTTCAGTCTGCTCACCTAGGTACTTCCTGTCACATAATGTGAAAATACGATTTCTGCTTACCttttataagtgtgtgtgtgtgtctgtgtaagcaGGTATATGtacctgtttatgtgtgtggttgtttgtttgcTAGTAAACATGTTTGAGGGTAACTGCATTCTTGAGCTTCTGTAAAGCTTTAAAAAACAACTAGACGATGACTGTGGTTTAATCTTCAACTCTCGACCGATGCCATAGTGGGACATCATTCGTgtcatttattttagttttgtaGAAATGTATTGTTTTTCTCACTTGGTACCTGTATtcttgattttgttttgaagatATTTTGGTCTGTTTTTATAAGCTGTATCTGGTCCTCGAAGAGGACCAGATACAGCCCTGACCAGATTGAAGAGACAGACTCTGAGGAGGAGCAGCTCTGGACCTCTGGATTGACCGGACCAGTGCATCGCCGAGCTCAACGCGAGCGAAGAGGGAAAAGCCCAGCGGTCTTTGTTCAAAagcatttcctttttcttttattttctttaagttAAGGGACATGTAAACTTCTATAGAAAACTACACCCACACATGATGTTGGGTCAATAGCTCCACAATCACGCTTTTTCTCTTGCGGTCTTTGTTCATTAATTTCATCGATTGGGTTCCTTTGTTAAACCAAAAGCATGGGAGCACAAATCTCCAAAACCGCTGGAAAGGAAGACGTTGCTGCAGAAAAGCCAGCAGTATTAAACCGTTTAAAGAGGACATGCTGGCTTcagattaaaaaaatgtatttacttgttttatttgacattgaATGTATCGAATTCAATGTtttgttcaaaaagaaaaactgCCTATTTGTTGTCTTCATGTTTCGTTTGTATAACTTGTTGtgttattaggttaagtggggttaacgggtttgggttctttattgtttgtgtgttctgctccccctcctgcaCTCCTCGCAAGAAACGGGAAAGCAAAGCCAGCATGAACAAGACCTCCAAGTTACTGTCCACCAGTGCCAAAAGGATTCAGAAGGAATTGGCAGACATCACACTGGACCCTCCGCCAAATTGCAGCGCCGGGCCCAAGGGAGACAACATCTATGAGTGGCGCTAAGCGGAGGAAAATAAACTAACCAGGATTCCCTGGTTAGTTAGCGGTGAGCGAAGAGGGAAAAGCCCAGCGGTCTTTGTTCAAAAGCATTTGCGGTCTTTGTCAATTCGCCAAATTGCAGCGCCGGGCCCAAGGGAGACAACTTCTATGAGTGGCGCTCCACCATCCTGAGACCCCCGGGCTCCGTGTACGAGGGAGGAGTCCTGGACATCGCTTTCACGCCAGACTACCCCTTCAAACCCCCAAAGGTGACGTTTCGCACAAGCCCTACAAAAGCGTTTCTCTGGCTACGATGTTGAGAGGACCCGCGTCTGGATCCGCTGCTAAACCACCACAGGAAGACGGATGATACGAGACTAAAACACTACTTTGTCCAcctttcaaatacaaaatactcCCAAGAAAACAGATTGTTTTTTGTCTCTGTCTCAAACTCACGACCACGGGGCATGCACCTTACCAATAGACGAGGTTGtgtaaacaaacataaaaaaaaaggaaaacaaaacttTGGGACAATTCAAATAAAAGCAAAAAGAGCAGtagaacagagacacagaaatGTCTGTCActgcaacattacattttgttttgatatttttaaatcacTGAACTGTTGTCTTATTTTCCCTTCTCCCTTCTTTACAAACTGAAAAGAAGAACCATTTCTCTTTGAGTCCCGAACCTTCCCCGTACGGCAATAGATTATCATCATGTCCAATGCCAATTTTAGGGAAATCAAAAGATGAATATCCTGACCAATATATAGAGCACCTgaagaacaagtggagaagcagggcttatcTTCTTATCATCTTCCTCGTCACAGAGCCGAGGAAGATGTACTTTGTTGCTTGCTTATCTTCAATCAGTGTATCTGTGCCACTTTAATTGCCATCTAAGGCTATAGAGCAACGGAAAGATCCACCAATAGTGCAAGAATATCGTCATATTCTTAGTAGGAACGATTAGAACACAGGATTTGGTCAGCCTTCGTAGGACCCTGAGGTCCTTAAAGCAGATCGAAGGGCATCTGAAACTAACAACATCTACCAACAAGGGAATCTCCTGCTTATTCCATCAACAGAACAACACCAGCCTAACATAGTGGAGCTTTTCAAAGCTCACAAATCGacatgcaattcaatgtaatcAGTCACATGTGTTACCGTGATCGAAAAACAACAAAGGAATAGGATTTACAGGAATTCCAAAAGTCTGCATCACAATGGAAACCTGCACAGCATCACACTAAGAGAATGAGCAGACTGCAGTCTGCGGCCAGTTCCCCCGAACACCGCGGGGGGCGCCCGCTCCTCGACCGCTGGGTTTGGAGCACGCCAGCGTTGCTCTTCTTTCCAGAGGAAGAGGAATGTCAGACAGGACTCGTATGTCAACACTGAAGATCCTCCGGAGAGAGGCGTACTCCCAACAACCTGATGGTCCTTTGATGACGCTTTCTATATCTTTTCTCCGCGGACATTGACTTCACCCAAGAGAAGAGCAGCCGCCGAGCCCTAGTGTTCCCCTGACGATGACGgagtttgcatgcgtgtgtgtgttttcaggccTGTCCTTTGTGGCTCCAGCCTTCATGAGGAGAGAGAAGTCCGGCCAGGTGAGAGTCTGCTCACCTGAAGAGACAAGACTCTGAGGAGGAGCAGCTCTGGACCTCTGGATTGACCGGTACAAAGCCAGCCAGGTGAAATCTTAAGATTAGCCGTTTTCTTATTCTCCTTGCAAAGACATTTCTGCAAGGAGTAATGTGCCCTAAATCCAGTGTTAGCTAAAGATAAAAAAGACCACTTTATCAAATCCCAATGGGACCTGACCACTCTATGGAAAAGTGCCCTTATGCATCATGTTTCCCATCTTCTCTCAGAGCTCTGAATATCTATATGACTGCAAAACCTGTTATTACTGATGTACACCATCCTTTACTTGAATTTTTGTGTACTCTTTCTATATATCAATATGTGATCTGGTCACCCAGAGAACAAAGATCACGGCCGACCATCGCAATACGACCGGGGCAGCGCATACCAGTGCATCACCGAGAACAGCTCAATGGGACCCTTGCACGTGTTTCAAATGTAATCTGGTCACCCAGAGAACGAAGATCACGGCCGACCATCGCAATACGACCGCGGGTGCGACCACCAGTGCATCGCCGAGAACAGCTCAACGCGAGCGGCGAGCGAAGAGGGAAAAGCCCAGCGGTCTTTGTTCAAAagcatttcctttttcttttcttttcttaagTTGAGGGACATGTAAACTTCTATAGAAAACTACACCCACACATGATGTCGGGTCAATAGCTCCACAATCATGCTTTTTCTCTTGCGGTCTTTGTTCATTAATTTCATCGATTGGGTTCCTTTGTTAAACCAAAAGCATGGGAGCACAAATCTCCAAAACCGCTGGAAAGGAAGACGTTGCTGCAGAAAAGCCAGCAGTATTAAACCGTTTAAAGAGGACATGCTGGCTTcagattaaaaaaatgtattcacttgttttatttgacattgaATGTATCGAATTCAATGTtttgttcaaaaagaaaaactgCCTATTTGTTGTCGTCATGTTTCGTTTGTATAACTTGTTGtgttattaggttaagtggggttaacgggtttgggttctttattgtttgtgtgttctggtCACCCAGAGAACAAAGATCACGGCCGACCGGGGCAGCGACTACCAGTGCATCGCCGAGAACAGCTCAATGGGCTCCTGCACTCCTTGCAAGAAACGGGAAAGCAAAGCCAGCATGAACAAGACCTCCAAGTTACTGTCCACCAGTGCCAAAAGGATTCAGAAGGAATTGGCAGACATCACACTGGACCCTCCGCCAAATTGCAGCGCCGGGCCCAAGGGAGACAACATCTATGAGTGGCGCTAAGCGGAGGAAAATAAACTAACCAGGATTCCTCGTCACAGAGCCGAGGAAAATGTACTTTGTTGCTTGCTTATCTTCAATCAGTGTATCTGTGCCACTTTAATTGCCATCTAAGGCTATAGAGCAACGGAAAGATCCACCAATAGTGCAAGAATATCATCATATTCTtgcactatgtgtgtgtgttttcaggccTGTCCTTTGTGGCTCCAGCCTTCATGAGGAGAGAGAAGTCCGGCCAGGTGAGAGTCTGCTCACCTGTTTTGAGAAATGGATAGCATAGAACTGGGTGAAGTGTGATCCCAGAGCATATTGAATCATATTCATACATGCAAGTGCCTCTGTATAATggctttttgttgtttttgaagtGATTTTGTTAAACTGCTGTAATCGTAGATTGGAGGATGCAGCCTGGAGGGAGTGCGGTACTGACTGTCAGTTATTGGTAACGTATGAACCATGACAGGTTGGGACATATTGACACTTTGTTTGATGTATAACACGAGGTGGAACCTCGTTCTTATGGAGGGGGGTGTAACGACCCCTCCCTGCATCGAAGCAGAACACACAGGACATCATCGGCTACGAACAGCTCAACGCGACCAAGCGTTTCCCAggctcctaaccctaaccaggatTCCCTGGTTAGTTAGCGGCGAGCGAAGAGGGAAAAGCCCAGCGGTCTTTGTTCAAAAGCATTTGCGGTCTTTGTCAATTCGCCAAATTGCAGCGCCGGGCCCAAGGGAGACAACATCTATGAGTGGCGCTCCACCATCCTGAGACCCCCGGGCTCCGTGTACGAGGGAGGAGTCCTGGACATCGCTTTCACGCCAGACTACCCCTTCAAACCCCCAAAGGTGACGTTTCGCACAAGCCCTACAAAAGCGTTTCTCTGGCTACGATGTTGAGAGGACCCGCGTCTGGATCCACTGCTAAACCACCACAGGAAGACAGATGATACGAGACTAAAACACTACTTTGTCTACCTTTCAACTAGAAAATACTCCCAAGAAAACACAGATTGTTTTTTGTCTCGGACTCAAACTCACGACCACGGGGCATGCACCTTACCAATAGACGAGGTTGTGTAAacaagcataaaaaaaaaggaaaaaaaaactttgGGACAATTCAAATAAAAGCAAAAAGAGCAGtagaacagagacacagaaatgtctgtgtctctgcaacattacattttgttttgatatttttaaatcacTGAACTGTT from the Gadus macrocephalus chromosome 20, ASM3116895v1 genome contains:
- the LOC132448867 gene encoding LOW QUALITY PROTEIN: serine/threonine-protein kinase Chk2-like (The sequence of the model RefSeq protein was modified relative to this genomic sequence to represent the inferred CDS: inserted 2 bases in 1 codon), whose product is FKSNLDTRLVLLQPCLIKTEDFYQTEDTYYIVLELMEGGELFNRVKAGQGLDEAVAKLYFYQMLMAVEYLHRNGIIXRDLKPENNLLASQAKTCLIKVTDFNQSKILEGENSSTRPRGMHLTNRRVQHDTPEAHFKPLHVFQM